The stretch of DNA CGCCGCCCGCAAGCGCGCCAGAGTCACGCGCAGGTTGTTCTCACTGATGCCGAAGAGTTCACCGGCGGCAACCAGTGCACCGACGGGCATCGAGCTCTTCGGCACGGTCGAGAGCAAATCGAGAATGAGGCTCTTCGGGGTGAGGTCCACTGGTTCGACATTACAGGTAGCGCCTGATTATGTCAAGAAATGTAATTTCATGGCGGCGTGGCTCGGCGGGCGGGACGATGGGCAAAGTCCCCAGGCCGAGATACGGCCGCTATGGCTCCCGTATCAGCTCGAGGTCGATGGTGACGGCGACGTCGTTGCCGATGACCACACCGCCACTGTCCAAGGCCTTGTTCCACTGGAGGCCAAAGTCCTGGCGGTTCAGTTTCGTGGTGGCAATGCCGCCGAGCTTGAGATTACCCGTGGGGTCTTTGAACGGCGTGGCTGACCCTTCCACATCGAGCACCACTTCCTTGGTCACGCCATGTATGGTCAGATCGCCCGCAACCTGAAACTTCGTTTCGCCCAGCTTGGTGACCTTCTTCGACTTGAA from Candidatus Binatia bacterium encodes:
- a CDS encoding YceI family protein; this translates as FKSKKVTKLGETKFQVAGDLTIHGVTKEVVLDVEGSATPFKDPTGNLKLGGIATTKLNRQDFGLQWNKALDSGGVVIGNDVAVTIDLELIREP